In Trifolium pratense cultivar HEN17-A07 linkage group LG7, ARS_RC_1.1, whole genome shotgun sequence, a genomic segment contains:
- the LOC123895461 gene encoding phosphatidylinositol N-acetylglucosaminyltransferase subunit P-like encodes MESPHSVNSPRRTLSLSRQRRATVSFLDSDEKNNSASGLSADHGPKPSEVYGFVGSITTVVATVIFLVWAYVPESWLHSIGISYYPSRYWALAVPTYVMVTIVLMLAFYIGLNFMSTPSPASINTVYDEFSRDPLRVEFSDDGDEKPIDPISDIGIDRINNAMFNNST; translated from the exons ATGGAAAGTCCCCATTCTGTCAATAGTCCAAGAAGAACACTGAGTCTTTCAAGACAACGGAGGGCAACTGTGTCATTTCTTGATTCCGATGAAAAAAACAACTCTGCCTCTGGATTGTCAGCCGATCATGGCCCTAAGCCTTCTGAGGTTTATGGTTTTGTTGGATCTATAACCACTGTTGTTGCTACAG ttattttcttggtatgggCATATGTTCCAGAATCATGGCTACATTCTATTGGCATCTCCTATTATCCTAGCAG ATACTGGGCTTTGGCAGTACCAACTTATGTGATGGTGACCATTGTATTAATGTTGGCATTCTACATTGGCCTTAACTTTATGTCAACACCTTCTCCTGCATCCATAAACACTGTTTATG ATGAATTCAGTAGGGATCCTTTGAGGGTTGAGTTTTCGGACGATGGAGATGAGAAGCCCATTGATCCCATATCTGATATTGGCATCGACAGAATCAATAATGCTATGTTCAATAATTCAACCTAA
- the LOC123895465 gene encoding uncharacterized protein LOC123895465, with protein sequence MQGLKQCIRRRFYVRDSIMASIPTTQNENLHSPHFSRLTPKRFLDLHQLVNKDAIAKERARLNDEMSRGYFADMAEYKKHGGKVAVANKVIIPAMVAVKFPDIEVRFSDGKTMKLPIRISDSKDDSDKSSVPKASLVCLSFRASSQEMINSWTAPFAKAFGNSKDAHLYQVSFIDSWLLCRAPIKRLLLWTMKKPNQNESKDTLQRKIVYSFGDHYYFRKELKILNLLTGYIFLLDSFGRVRWQGFGTATEDELASLLSCTSLLLNE encoded by the exons ATGCAAGGTTTGAAGCAATGCATACGACGACGTTTCTATGTCAGAGATTCGATTATGGCTTCCATACCCACCACGCAAAACGAGAATCTCCATTCTCCCCATTTCTCTCGCCTCACCCCCAAACGCTTCCTCGATTTGCACCAG CTTGTAAATAAGGACGCAATTGCAAAAGAGCGAGCTAGATT AAATGATGAAATGAGTAGGGGGTACTTTGCTGATATGGCTGAGTACAAGAAACATGGCGGTAAG GTTGCTGTAGCTAATAAAGTGATTATACCAGCTATGGTGGCTGTGAAATTTCCTGATATCGAAGTTCGCTTCTCAGATGGTAAAACAATGAAGCTTCCTATTCGTATTTCTGACAGTAAAGATGATTCTGACAAGTCGTCCGTCCCCAAGGCATCTTTGGTCTGTCTGTCATTTCGAGCAAGTTCCCAG GAAATGATTAATTCTTGGACCGCGCCTTTTGCTAAAGCATTTGGTAACTCAAAAGATGCTCATTTATATCAG GTATCATTTATAGATTCATGGCTTTTATGTCGGGCTCCTATAAAACGTCTCCTTTTGTGGACAATGAAGAAACCTAATCAAAATGAAAGCAAGGATACACTTCAAAGGAAAATAGTGTATTCATTTGGTGACCACTATTATTTCAGAAAAGAATTAAAGATTCTGAATCTCCTCACCGG GTATATCTTCCTCCTAGATAGTTTTGGTAGAGTAAGATGGCAGGGATTTGGAACGGCAACAGAAGATGAACTTGCTTCCCTTCTTTCTtgcacatcacttcttctaaatGAGTAA
- the LOC123895464 gene encoding aspartic proteinase 36-like, protein MMRIVAFIFILTAAFLSTAVISGSPATLTLERAFPTNHGIELNQLKARDLLRNRRILQSSNGVVDFDVHGTFDPFQVGLYFTKVQLGTPPVEFYVQIDTGSDVLWVSCSSCSGCPQTSGLQIELNFFDPGHSSTSSLISCSDRRCSSGIQSSDATCSSQNNQCSYTFQYGDGSGTSGYYVSDTMHLDTIFEGSVTTNSSAPVVFGCSNQQSGDLTKSDRAVDGIFGFGQQEMSVISQLSSQGIAPRVFSHCLRGDSTGGGVLVLGEIVEPNIVYTPLVPSQPHYNLNLQSISVNGQALQIDASVFATSNNRGTIVDSGTTLAYLAEEAYDPFVNAITATIPQSVRTVVSRGNQCFLITNSVTDIFPQVSLNFAGGASLDLRPQDYLIQQNSIGGAAVWCIGFQKIQGQGVTILGDLVLKDKIVVYDLAGQRIGWANYDCSLSVNVSAAIGTGRSEFVNSGEISGSTSLHDGLKLSKTGFLAFFVTLICCFVFL, encoded by the exons ATGATGCGAATTGTGGCGTTTATCTTTATACTCACTGCCGCGTTCTTATCTACGGCGGTTATATCTGGATCGCCGGCGACACTTACATTAGAAAGAGCTTTTCCGACGAATCACGGAATTGAGTTGAATCAGCTCAAAGCTAGAGACTTGTTAAGAAATCGGAGAATTTTACAGTCTTCAAACGGTGTTGTTGATTTCGATGTTCATGGTACCTTTGATCCCTTCCAAGTTGG GCTATATTTTACAAAGGTGCAGTTGGGTACTCCTCCAGTGGAATTTTACGTGCAGATTGACACCGGCAGTGATGTTCTCTGGGTCAGTTGCAGCTCCTGCAGTGGTTGTCCACAGACAAGTGGATTGCAG ATTGAGCTCAACTTTTTTGACCCCGGGCATTCATCAACATCATCTTTAATCTCTTGTTCTGACCGAAGGTGCAGCAGCGGTATACAATCATCAGATGCAACCTGTTCCAGTCAGAACAATCAGTGCTCTTACACTTTCCAGTATGGAGATGGTAGTGGAACATCAGGCTATTATGTGTCAGATACGATGCATTTGGATACTATTTTCGAAGGATCCGTGACTACAAATTCTTCAGCTCCAGTAGTGTTCGG TTGTAGTAACCAACAGAGTGGAGATTTGACAAAATCTGACAGAGCAGTCGATGGTATATTTGGATTTGGTCAACAGGAAATGTCTGTGATCTCTCAGCTTTCCTCACAAGGGATTGCTCCTAGAGTATTCTCACATTGTCTTAGAGGAGATAGCACTGGTGGAGGAGTATTGGTTCTCGGTGAGATCGTGGAACCTAACATAGTTTATACTCCACTTGTTCCATCACA GCCTCATTACAACTTAAATCTACAGAGCATCTCTGTCAATGGCCAGGCATTGCAAATCGATGCATCAGTTTTTGCAACATCAAACAACCGAGGTACCATCGTTGATTCTGGAACAACTTTGGCATACCTTGCAGAAGAAGCTTATGATCCGTTTGTTAATGCG ATTACTGCTACGATACCACAATCTGTACGCACTGTTGTTTCCAGGGGAAATCAGTGCTTCTTAATTACTAACAG TGTCACCGACATTTTCCCTCAAGTGAGTCTGAACTTTGCTGGTGGTGCATCACTGGATTTAAGACCACAGGACTACCTTATACAGCAGAATTCTATT GGTGGTGCAGCAGTGTGGTGTATTGGCTTTCAGAAAATCCAAGGTCAAGGGGTGACAATTCTAGGAG ATCTTgtattaaaagataaaattgttGTTTATGATCTGGCCGGTCAACGAATTGGATGGGCTAACTATGACT GTTCTTTGTCGGTTAATGTCTCTGCAGCAATTGGCACCGGCAGAAGTGAATTTGTGAATTCCGGAGAGATAAGTGGAAGCACTTCTTTACATGACGGACTTAAGTTGTCAAAGACAGGGTTTTTGGCTTTCTTTGTAACCTTGATTTGCTGCTTTGTGtttttatag